The following proteins are co-located in the Halarcobacter sp. genome:
- a CDS encoding CBU_0592 family membrane protein — protein MDIFQLIGFLGMVFVVVAYFLLQTEKKKITSWTYQVLNLIGAILLLISLFVHFNLGSFIIEIFWIIITILGMYKNLKGNRK, from the coding sequence ATGGATATATTCCAACTTATAGGCTTTTTAGGTATGGTTTTTGTTGTTGTAGCTTACTTTTTGTTACAAACTGAAAAGAAAAAAATAACTTCTTGGACTTATCAAGTATTAAACCTAATTGGTGCAATATTACTTTTAATTTCACTTTTTGTACATTTTAATTTAGGTTCTTTTATAATAGAAATATTTTGGATAATAATAACAATTCTAGGAATGTATAAAAATTTAAAAGGAAATAGAAAATGA
- a CDS encoding ADP-ribosylglycohydrolase family protein encodes MFDKKKIKELVLVSLVADAYCLGAHWVYDEKQLEELDINWEELNNAKSVWHKGKLAGEFTHYGDQLLWLYQFIQNKDSFEIDEYIKYWKTKVDIYNGYIDSATRKTVENIENSIIPTGSESTDLSVVGRITPLLLVSNTKEEFLKNVEDFVKATHNSLEAINTSKYFAKLLLEVLDGKGIEESILLLKEQFNTKIQAYIYSGIASKTDDTFKSIRDFGPACDIEGGFQGVIHLLCKYTNLKEMLIANAKAGGDSSSRAMIASVIFMAQKNKTLASIPSSWLNIKATII; translated from the coding sequence ATGTTTGATAAGAAAAAAATAAAAGAATTAGTTCTAGTTTCACTTGTAGCAGATGCCTATTGTTTAGGAGCACATTGGGTTTATGATGAAAAACAATTAGAAGAGTTAGATATCAATTGGGAAGAATTAAACAATGCCAAATCAGTTTGGCATAAGGGAAAACTTGCAGGAGAATTTACTCATTATGGAGATCAACTATTATGGCTATATCAATTTATACAAAATAAAGATAGTTTTGAAATTGATGAATATATTAAATATTGGAAAACTAAAGTAGATATATATAATGGTTATATTGATTCAGCAACTAGAAAAACTGTAGAAAATATTGAAAATAGTATTATCCCCACAGGTTCAGAATCAACAGACTTATCTGTTGTTGGAAGAATTACTCCATTATTGTTAGTTTCAAATACAAAGGAGGAGTTTTTAAAAAATGTTGAAGATTTTGTAAAAGCAACTCATAATTCTTTAGAAGCTATAAATACTTCAAAGTATTTTGCAAAACTATTACTTGAAGTATTAGATGGTAAAGGGATAGAAGAATCAATTTTATTATTAAAAGAGCAGTTTAATACAAAAATTCAAGCATATATCTATAGTGGAATTGCTTCAAAGACAGATGATACTTTTAAGTCAATTAGAGATTTTGGTCCAGCTTGTGACATTGAAGGTGGTTTTCAAGGAGTTATTCATCTTTTATGTAAATATACAAATTTAAAAGAGATGTTAATTGCAAATGCAAAAGCAGGGGGAGATAGTAGCTCAAGAGCTATGATTGCCTCAGTGATTTTTATGGCACAAAAAAATAAAACACTTGCTTCTATTCCTTCTAGTTGGTTGAATATTAAAGCAACAATTATATAA
- a CDS encoding cytochrome-c peroxidase — MKKISLALATIMFTGVSAFAMSDAALIKKAKDAGLKSIPQSQLEILKLVDNPKNPITDAKVELGKKLYFDPRLSKSGIISCNTCHNLAMGGVDGVGAAVGHKWTPNPAHLNSPTVYNSVLNKAQFWDGRDPHLEAQAQGPVQAGPEMAAPKNLVVQRITSMPGYVTEFKKTYGDDVKITFELITDTIAVFERTLITPSRYDAFLDGHLKALNDAEKEGLKVFIDKGCASCHNDIGLGGTMMPFDASKYDLNVGGFTGTKDGMVKTPTLRNIEETAPYFHNGNVWSLNQAVKLMGDIQLGMKISDADANKISTFLKSLTGEKPEIKYPQLPVITEKTPKPDMN, encoded by the coding sequence ATGAAAAAGATTAGTTTAGCGTTAGCTACAATTATGTTTACGGGGGTAAGTGCATTTGCAATGTCTGATGCTGCATTAATTAAAAAAGCAAAAGATGCAGGATTAAAATCAATTCCACAATCTCAACTTGAGATTTTAAAACTTGTTGATAATCCAAAAAATCCAATTACTGATGCAAAAGTTGAACTTGGTAAAAAATTATATTTTGATCCAAGATTATCAAAATCAGGAATTATTTCATGTAATACCTGTCACAATTTAGCTATGGGTGGTGTTGATGGTGTTGGTGCTGCAGTGGGTCATAAATGGACTCCAAATCCAGCTCACCTAAATTCACCAACTGTATATAATTCAGTATTGAACAAAGCACAATTCTGGGATGGTAGAGACCCACACTTAGAAGCTCAAGCGCAAGGTCCAGTACAAGCTGGTCCAGAAATGGCTGCACCTAAAAACTTAGTTGTGCAAAGAATCACTTCTATGCCTGGATATGTTACTGAATTTAAAAAAACATATGGAGATGATGTAAAGATTACATTTGAATTAATTACTGATACTATTGCTGTATTTGAAAGAACTTTAATTACACCATCAAGATATGATGCATTCTTGGATGGACACTTAAAAGCATTAAATGATGCTGAAAAAGAGGGATTAAAAGTATTTATCGATAAAGGTTGTGCAAGCTGTCACAACGACATTGGTTTAGGTGGTACTATGATGCCATTTGATGCTTCTAAATATGACTTAAATGTTGGTGGATTTACTGGAACAAAAGATGGTATGGTTAAAACTCCAACACTTAGAAATATTGAAGAAACTGCTCCATATTTCCATAATGGTAATGTTTGGTCATTAAATCAAGCTGTTAAATTAATGGGAGATATCCAATTAGGTATGAAAATTTCTGATGCAGATGCAAATAAAATTTCTACTTTCTTAAAATCATTAACTGGTGAAAAACCTGAGATTAAATATCCTCAGTTACCTGTAATTACAGAAAAAACTCCAAAACCAGATATGAACTAA
- a CDS encoding DUF4139 domain-containing protein, which translates to MKIIIPLLLATTSLVFANNNIKSLDIFKNKSFVNQSLDSSKNSLNLLGVVRLEDIRFLMNSSCKVNSFDIEVKDYENDKLSTDIKSLEEKISKKQNSIKALNSNISFLQKSNISNLKELSLLEKTSTYITQQILKDYNKIYNLENEIKKDKALLQELNKKRTNSKYTKLDYDVDCKDKVVVNYPIYNLKKQALYDINYNTKGKNLELKNLLYITQFSGMDLKDIDINLYTYNYINQIKPNSFIPEYLDLEPKPEIAYEKALNDMQPAMAKTTRVFKAPTFTYLEENTKSFFKASHINLISGKENKVLFANDIYKADDILEIDGYSQSQAFFKVDFKSKKLYGISNANLYLDGTYVGKSNLNEIKKDKDSSIYFSTNRFIDVEKKLLKDLKEKPFFTINKIKTEKIWEYKITNNSSASQKIVLIERVPVSKHEDIIVKLIGKSKETKLEKNGKIYFEFNLEPNKTKKINFGYEIEKPNKK; encoded by the coding sequence ATGAAAATTATAATACCTTTACTTCTTGCTACGACAAGTTTAGTTTTTGCAAATAACAATATTAAAAGCTTAGATATTTTTAAAAATAAAAGCTTTGTAAATCAGTCTTTAGATTCTAGTAAAAATAGTTTAAATCTATTAGGTGTTGTGCGGCTTGAAGATATTAGATTTTTAATGAATTCTTCATGTAAAGTAAATAGTTTTGATATAGAAGTAAAAGATTATGAAAATGATAAACTAAGTACAGATATAAAAAGTTTAGAAGAGAAGATAAGTAAAAAGCAAAATAGTATAAAAGCATTAAATAGTAATATCTCTTTTTTACAAAAAAGCAATATATCAAATTTAAAAGAGCTTTCACTTTTAGAAAAAACTTCTACATATATAACTCAACAGATTTTAAAAGATTATAATAAAATTTATAATTTAGAAAATGAGATAAAAAAAGATAAAGCACTGTTACAAGAATTAAATAAAAAAAGAACTAATAGTAAATATACTAAATTAGATTATGATGTAGATTGTAAAGACAAGGTTGTTGTAAATTATCCTATTTATAATCTAAAAAAACAAGCCTTATATGATATAAATTATAATACAAAGGGAAAAAACTTAGAACTAAAAAATCTATTATATATTACTCAATTTAGTGGTATGGACTTAAAAGATATTGATATAAATTTATATACATATAATTATATAAACCAAATTAAACCAAATAGTTTTATTCCTGAGTATTTAGACCTTGAACCAAAACCTGAGATTGCATATGAAAAAGCTTTAAATGATATGCAACCAGCTATGGCAAAAACTACTAGAGTTTTTAAAGCACCAACATTTACTTATCTTGAAGAGAACACTAAATCATTTTTTAAAGCTTCACATATAAACCTTATAAGTGGAAAAGAAAATAAAGTTTTATTTGCAAATGATATTTATAAAGCAGATGATATATTGGAGATAGATGGATATTCTCAATCACAAGCATTTTTTAAAGTTGATTTTAAAAGTAAAAAACTTTATGGGATTAGCAATGCAAACTTATATTTAGATGGAACCTATGTAGGGAAAAGCAATTTAAATGAAATAAAAAAAGATAAAGATTCATCTATATATTTTTCAACAAACAGATTTATAGATGTTGAGAAAAAACTTTTAAAAGATTTAAAAGAGAAGCCATTTTTTACAATCAATAAAATTAAAACGGAAAAAATATGGGAGTATAAAATTACAAATAATAGTAGTGCTTCACAAAAAATAGTTTTAATAGAAAGAGTTCCTGTTTCTAAACATGAAGATATAATAGTCAAGTTAATTGGAAAATCAAAAGAAACAAAATTGGAAAAAAATGGTAAAATTTATTTTGAGTTTAATTTAGAACCTAATAAAACTAAAAAGATAAATTTTGGATATGAGATTGAAAAACCTAATAAGAAGTGA
- a CDS encoding exodeoxyribonuclease III, with protein MTKYKFVSWNVNGIRAVDKKDALKWVDNANIDILGVQETKSTKEQIPDSIFEKNYETVFASQSAIKGRSGTAVFTDITPNFQSTCPSVDILDEGRINELHFALEDKEIAFFNVYFPNGQSKEERLVYKMEFYDRFLDYCENLKKEGKSIIVCGDVNTAHKEIDLARPKANEKTSGFLPMEREWISKFLSYGYIDTFRHINGDLKDNYSWWSYRANARANNVGWRIDYFYVSEDLKNNISNAYIMSEIMGSDHCPIALELEF; from the coding sequence ATGACTAAATACAAATTTGTTTCATGGAATGTTAATGGTATACGAGCTGTAGATAAAAAAGATGCTTTAAAATGGGTTGATAATGCAAATATTGACATTCTAGGGGTTCAAGAAACAAAATCTACAAAAGAGCAAATACCAGATTCTATATTTGAAAAAAACTATGAAACGGTATTCGCTTCACAATCAGCTATAAAAGGTAGAAGTGGAACAGCTGTATTTACAGATATTACTCCTAATTTTCAATCAACTTGTCCTAGTGTAGATATACTTGACGAAGGTAGAATAAATGAATTACACTTTGCTTTAGAAGATAAAGAGATTGCATTTTTCAATGTATATTTTCCTAATGGTCAATCAAAAGAGGAAAGATTAGTTTATAAAATGGAGTTTTATGATAGATTTTTAGATTATTGTGAAAATCTAAAAAAAGAGGGAAAATCTATTATTGTTTGTGGAGATGTAAATACAGCTCATAAAGAAATAGATTTAGCCAGACCAAAAGCAAATGAAAAAACTTCTGGCTTTTTGCCGATGGAAAGAGAATGGATTTCAAAATTTTTATCTTATGGTTATATTGATACTTTTAGACATATAAATGGTGATTTAAAAGATAATTATAGCTGGTGGAGTTATAGAGCAAATGCTAGAGCAAATAATGTTGGCTGGAGAATTGACTACTTCTATGTAAGTGAAGATTTAAAAAATAATATTTCTAATGCATATATTATGTCAGAAATAATGGGAAGTGACCACTGTCCTATAGCACTTGAACTAGAATTTTAA
- a CDS encoding FIST N-terminal domain-containing protein, with the protein MQTQSYFYEENNWNAPFDESLDSENTLIICFGSTRFEDIKDGFENLISTYKKSKIIGCSTAGEIYDDLVYESSLSVVIMKFEKSIIKICSEKCINSENSFEVGEKICNNLFNEELKSIFVLSDGLNINGSQLTKGFNKVSKNTIITGGLAGDGADFKKTWVLVDNKPVSNYITAVGLYGDNIHTAYANGGGWKKFGIDRMVTEAKNNILYKLDYEPALQVYKKYLGDKSENLPASGLLYPLMIKEEGYKESKVRTILGINKQEQSITFAGDIPNGSEVMFMKATFDELAQGAKEAGDKLQRFDYKNKNATCIVVSCIGRKLIMGQKIEEELEAIKDILDNKINLIGYYSYGEISPLNDGTCDLHNQTVTLTLFWET; encoded by the coding sequence ATGCAAACACAAAGCTACTTTTATGAAGAGAATAATTGGAATGCTCCTTTTGATGAATCATTAGATAGTGAAAACACTCTGATTATATGTTTTGGATCAACAAGATTTGAAGATATAAAAGATGGCTTTGAAAACTTAATATCCACATATAAAAAATCTAAAATTATTGGTTGTTCAACTGCAGGTGAAATATATGATGACTTGGTATATGAATCAAGTCTAAGTGTAGTTATAATGAAATTTGAAAAATCAATTATAAAAATTTGCTCAGAAAAGTGTATCAATTCAGAAAATTCATTTGAAGTTGGTGAAAAAATCTGTAATAATCTTTTTAATGAAGAACTAAAATCGATTTTTGTTTTATCTGATGGTCTAAATATAAATGGTTCGCAACTAACAAAAGGTTTTAATAAAGTTTCTAAAAATACGATAATCACTGGTGGTTTAGCAGGAGATGGAGCAGACTTTAAAAAAACTTGGGTTTTAGTAGATAATAAACCTGTTTCAAACTATATAACAGCTGTAGGACTGTATGGAGATAATATTCATACTGCATATGCAAATGGTGGTGGATGGAAAAAATTTGGTATTGATAGAATGGTTACAGAAGCTAAAAATAATATATTATATAAATTAGATTATGAACCAGCACTTCAAGTTTATAAAAAATATCTTGGTGATAAATCAGAGAATCTTCCAGCTTCTGGACTTTTATATCCATTAATGATAAAAGAAGAAGGGTATAAAGAATCAAAAGTTAGAACAATTTTAGGTATAAATAAACAGGAACAATCTATAACTTTTGCTGGAGATATTCCAAATGGAAGTGAAGTAATGTTTATGAAAGCAACTTTTGATGAACTAGCACAAGGTGCAAAAGAGGCAGGAGATAAACTACAAAGATTTGACTATAAAAACAAAAATGCTACTTGTATAGTTGTAAGTTGTATAGGTAGAAAATTGATTATGGGACAAAAAATAGAAGAGGAACTAGAGGCCATAAAAGATATTTTAGATAATAAAATTAATCTAATAGGATATTACTCATATGGTGAAATATCTCCATTAAATGATGGTACTTGTGATCTTCATAATCAAACAGTAACATTAACCCTATTTTGGGAAACATAA
- a CDS encoding HAMP domain-containing sensor histidine kinase, which translates to MNVENKVLARQLKKLRIDNYENLNEKKFEKLLNLIANEYDNADSNIYRLERALEISTSELRKFNDSLEERIETEVEKNREKDKQLFIQSRYAGMGEMIGNIAHQWRQPLSAISTVSSGMLLELELNMCERKDIEKSFEKILEFTKFLTQTIEDFRSYLKKDKEKVEFDILDIFIKSLNIVESTYKNNNIYINIKKDGHFSKKSFGFANELIQVFLNILNNAKDALLESEVEDKKVFIDIVEEDKFNTISIIDNAGGIDEDIIEKIFDPYFTTKHKGQGTGIGLYMSKDIVEKNMQGKLSVSNIDKELEGFRYKGACFNISIPKSNTPN; encoded by the coding sequence ATGAATGTAGAAAACAAAGTATTAGCAAGACAATTAAAAAAATTACGAATTGATAATTATGAAAACCTAAATGAAAAAAAATTTGAAAAACTTTTAAATTTAATAGCCAATGAATATGACAATGCAGACTCAAATATATACAGATTAGAACGTGCTCTTGAAATCTCAACTAGTGAATTAAGAAAATTTAATGACTCTTTAGAAGAAAGAATCGAAACTGAAGTTGAAAAAAATAGAGAAAAAGATAAACAGCTATTTATACAATCTAGATATGCAGGTATGGGAGAGATGATTGGAAACATTGCCCATCAATGGAGACAACCACTTAGTGCTATTAGTACAGTTTCAAGTGGTATGCTACTAGAGTTAGAATTAAACATGTGTGAGAGAAAAGATATTGAAAAATCTTTTGAAAAAATACTTGAATTTACAAAGTTTTTAACACAAACTATAGAGGACTTTAGAAGTTATTTAAAAAAAGACAAAGAAAAAGTTGAATTTGATATTTTAGATATTTTTATAAAAAGTTTAAATATTGTTGAGAGTACTTATAAAAACAATAACATCTATATTAACATAAAAAAAGATGGACATTTTTCAAAAAAAAGTTTTGGTTTTGCAAATGAATTAATACAAGTTTTTCTTAATATACTTAATAATGCTAAAGATGCTTTACTGGAAAGTGAAGTAGAAGATAAAAAAGTTTTTATAGATATAGTTGAAGAAGATAAGTTTAACACTATCAGCATAATTGATAATGCTGGAGGAATAGACGAAGATATTATTGAAAAAATTTTTGATCCATACTTTACAACTAAACATAAAGGTCAAGGTACAGGTATTGGACTTTATATGAGTAAAGATATAGTTGAGAAAAATATGCAAGGAAAACTTAGTGTATCAAATATAGATAAAGAACTTGAAGGCTTTAGATATAAAGGTGCATGTTTTAATATCTCTATTCCAAAATCTAATACTCCAAATTAA
- a CDS encoding sulfite exporter TauE/SafE family protein, translated as MADEILLGLITFFTSTVAGVIGLGGGMILIAVLPSFLPINALVPVHGLTQLSSNLSRAYFGYKDIKLEVIPKFLFGSLIGISVFAGILYFISLEYVPLFIGFYILFSLWSNKFNEKIKKYESYILIGFFQTGLSIVVGATGPIATALLIKDYNDKDTVVATAAALMSITHLLKVFAFMFFGFVFFDYLGILIAMIIGAISGSYMGTKLRDKINGKKFLIFLKIFLSILALKAILSVFI; from the coding sequence ATGGCAGATGAAATTTTATTAGGTCTAATAACTTTTTTTACTTCAACTGTTGCAGGTGTAATTGGACTTGGTGGAGGAATGATTTTAATAGCAGTTCTTCCATCTTTTTTACCTATTAATGCTTTGGTTCCTGTTCATGGTTTAACTCAATTATCAAGTAATTTAAGTAGAGCTTATTTTGGGTATAAAGATATAAAACTAGAGGTTATTCCAAAGTTTTTATTTGGTTCATTGATTGGTATCTCTGTTTTTGCAGGTATTTTGTATTTTATTTCTTTAGAGTATGTTCCTTTATTTATTGGTTTTTATATTCTATTCTCTTTGTGGAGTAATAAATTTAATGAGAAAATTAAAAAATATGAAAGTTATATTCTAATAGGTTTTTTTCAAACAGGTTTATCTATTGTTGTTGGAGCAACTGGTCCAATAGCAACAGCTCTTTTGATTAAAGATTATAATGATAAAGATACTGTTGTTGCAACTGCAGCTGCATTGATGTCTATTACACACTTATTAAAAGTTTTTGCTTTTATGTTTTTTGGATTTGTTTTTTTTGATTATCTTGGAATTTTAATTGCTATGATAATTGGAGCAATTTCAGGAAGCTATATGGGAACAAAATTGAGAGATAAAATCAATGGAAAGAAGTTTTTAATATTTTTAAAAATATTTTTATCTATTTTAGCTTTAAAA